GAATCCGGAAAGGACCGATGCAATAAAAAGGGCCCCAGCGACACGCCGAGCGGACACACTTTTTGCCTATTAACCCGGAAAACCCCACATGAGAGATTCATGCGGGGTTGAGAGGGGGGCTAGAAGAATAAACTACTTTCGAAAAACTCTGGTTACTGCTCCAATTACCAACAGGAGTAGCAAAACGACAGCAATAAAAGCGGCTACCGGAGGACCGAAAGCCAAGTCTAAGTTAATTCCAAAGACTTCACCATTAATCGAATAGGCAACTATAGCAATGGCGGCCAAAATCAAGGCTAAGACGTTAACAGCTACAGCGAATTTTGTGTACAACGTCCTTCCCCCTGACCGGTCGGAGAAGAACAAAAGCAGCCACACCACTTGAATAGCTAACGCTAAAGCGTAAGCGAGTATGATTCCGGTGCCCCGTTCTGGAGATGGAATTAGCGCAACGCAGGCAGCAGATCCGAGCAGTGCAAATGGGTAACCGACTTGGTATATGAGTTTTTTATTCGAATGCTCCATACTTAAGCCTTAGTTAAAGATTGGCGGCTTGGGGTCTCCGCTCTTTCCACCGTTTTGTTCAACGGCAAAGACGTATCCATCCGCAGTACGTCGACAATCGAGCGCGGAGTCAGGATCGGTAGCGTACTTCTCGTTGCAGTTGGCATACAAGTTGCTACGAAACTCCTCGTCACGGTTCATTTTGCCCTCACTTTTTACGGTAGGTACGGCATTTGGATTAGCGTCATAGCACATGTCGTGGCGGGCGCAGGGGCCTCTGAAATCCACACCAGGTTGGTCAGGAGATGAGGTACACCAGTCATGTCGCCCCTTGTACAGTTTTGCATCATCTCCAGGCTGCATATGATCCCCTTGGTGATCATAGACATATTCATCGGGCACAGTAGCAGGTCCGCCGCTAACTTCGCCTTCTTCAAGGCCGTTGAGCTGTACGGCGAATGCAGGTGATGCATTCACCGCCTGAACCTACCGGCCTGAAAGTGTCATAAACTCGCACAGTTTCACATTTGCAGCCCGCACTTTTACTACATGCCCCTCAACATTGGGCCAAAAAAGGGGCGACGCCCCGCGCCGGGGGGGGGATTGGCGCGAGGCGTCTTTAACCGGCTCGGGGGGGGGGATTGAGCCGGGGCGGCCTCGCAGTCTGTTTCTAAAAAGAACTAGAAGGGGCCAGCCACGTCCAAGTATTACATATCCCGAGGAATCTGCAAATACCTTTTAAAGGATTTAATACCCAATATGTTCGATGTCACGTCTCCCCGAGCCCGACATCCATGGGTAAGCTCAGAGTCTATGAACACCGGCGAGAACAAGGCTTCAACAACGCCGCAGCCGCACGTTTCTACGGACACACGCATCACGGAAGATGCCCCCGCCACCGCTAACTCTCGCGTCGCTGCGTTCTTTGACCTGGATAAAACCATTATTGCCAAGAGCTCGGCATATGCGTTCAACAAGCAATTCCTCGAGCGCGGCATCATTTCGCCGACGGACATGCTGCAAATGGCACTCAGTCACGCCCTGTACATGTCACAGGGACACGATGAGGCACAAATGGAGGCCACGCGCGAGCAGTTTTCCGCCCTTATCGCTGGTCACAGCGCCAGAGAACTGCGCCAGGTCGCGATCGAAACCCTAGAGCAGAACATCACGCCGTACATCTACGCCGAGGCCTTGGAGCTCATTCGTGAACACCGCGCACGGGGGCATCAGGTGTTCATTATCTCGGCATCGGCTCGGCAGATTGTTGAGCCCATTGCGCAGGCACTCGGTGTCTACAACGTGGTGGCCACCGAGCTGGAGGTCCGCGATGGGCTCTTCACGGGCGAAACGGAGTTCTTCTGCCGAGGCGAAAACAAGGCTGTGCAGATGCGTCGGATAGCGGAAAAGCGCCAGTTCAACCTGGCCGTATGCTTCGCATACTCGGATTCCATCACTGATGAGCCCATGCTGGCTGCAGTCGGCCATCCCGTTGTGGTCAATCCCGATCGCGCTCTGCGCAAGATTGCGGCGGAGCGTGAGTGGCCTGTGCGCCAATTCCGGAATCCCGTCCCGCTGTTTCGCGCGCCGTCGAAACGCAATGCTGCAATTCTTGCCGGCGTCACACTGGCGCTTGGCGCGGGTGCGACGCTGTTGGCACTGCGCAAAAATGATGACGCCCCAACGGCCGACTAACCCACCATCCAGCAGCCGGCCCGCCTACACCGCTTCGGCGATACCGCGCGCTTCCACGGCACCGGCCTTCAGTCCCTCCAGATGCAGGAGAATCCACGCACGCAGGCCATCGGCGCTTCCCGACGCGAATCCCTCTGCGGCCTCGAAATACTCCTGGCGGTGGCGGGTCCAGTAGACCTCGGGCACGGCCAAGCCACGCGGATCCAGGCCGGTTGCGACAGTCGTCAGCCGCGAGGCGGCGCGGGCGATGATGCCGTTGTGGTACTCAAAGGGGCGCAGAGTCAGCAGTTCACCGTGCACAATCGCCGAGAGCACACCAGCATGGATCTGGCTGCGGCCAGTGATGAAGTCACCGAGCACGTGCAGACGCTGCTCCTTCATCGCAGACGAGAGCTTGTCGTCACCGACTGGACGCCCGGCTTTCATCCGTGCCTCGGAACCGTCTTCAGTCTCACCTGCGGGCGATGCGTTCAACGCAAACTTGGCCAGCACCTGCTGCGGAGCGCGCTGCCACACGCGGGTGGTCTCACCAATTGACTCCGGGGAAATGGTGTCGGCAACCCGAAGGGCTGCTGCGAGTACGGGATCGGTGATGTTGCCGTCGTCGGGAAGCGATGGCTCGCCGCCTTCTAGCCACGCCGATGCCCGAGCGCCACGAAGGACCGACTCGGAGCCGGTGACGTTGTGCTTGCGCAGGTTGGCCTTGTGCCGGTGGACGGCCTGGATGGCCTTGGCCGAGACATCAGCGGCATGTGCAACGCCGTCGAGCTGCCACAGGGGCGCAAGGGGGTCCTTGGGGTCAAGCTGCGGGATAGCAGCGGCGGGAGCGCTGTCAGCTCCATCGGCACCCGACTCAGATGCCTTCGCCCGCGCTGCCTCACGCTCTGCGCGCTTCTTCGCCGACACGGAGGACACACCCAGGCTCATCCCAGCTAGGCCACCTTTTCCGACGCCCACACCATTGCCAGCACCGGCACCAATTCCATCGGCTCCACGCACGTTCTCAGGCTGATTGTTCATATCCCACACCCTAATTCTTCACCGCTAAGTAAGTGACAAACTTATATAGAAATGGTCAAAGATGAGAAAAACTTCAACGAGTTCTTGGCTTTTTCGCCCTTGTGGCGCGCTCTCCCCACAATGAGAGGTAGTATGGCAGTTTGTAACTGCAGTTTTAAAGTTTCAAACCATCTTTTCCAACCATCTGCGTAGGAGGAAGTACACGTGAGCAACGACGATACGAAGGGTCTCTTTACCGACGGCACCGAACCGCGTGTTACCGCTATCCCGCTGAGTGATGTGGATAGCAACGCTTCGGGCGATGCCAGCATCGGCCAGCTCGTGTCTAATGCTTCTACGCAGATTTCCGCTCTGGTTCGCTCTGAGATTGAGCTAGCCAAGGCTGAAATTGCTGGCGAGGCTAAGAAGGGTGCAGTTGGCGGTGGCTTCTTCGCGGTTGCCGGCGTCGTCGCGCTGTACTCCTCGTTCTTCTTTTTCTTCTTCCTCGGCTGGCTGCTGGACCTTTGGCTGCCGACCTGGGCTGCATTCCTCATCGTTTTCGTCCTGATGCTGGTCATCGCCGGTGTCGCGGCGCTGCTGGGGCTGAAGAAGGTCAAGTCGATCCGCAAGCCGGAGAAGACCATCGAGTCGATGCAGGAGCTGAAGGGGGTCGTGCCGTCGGGGTCGGCGAAGAAGTCTTCGCAGTCGAACGGTATGTACACCTAAAGGCTTAAAAAGAAATTGGGCGGGACTTGTTGGTCTCGCCCTTTTGTCTTATTCAGTCCCGGTTTAAGCCCTTCGGATAAGGTATTTCCTCTCATGACCTCCCTTAGCGATTCTCTCACTGGCCCCTGGCGTCATCGTCTCATTCACGTCCGCGGCCAGCGCCTACACATCGCCGAGTGCGGCCGCCCCTCCGATCCGCTCGTGTTGTTTATTCACGGCTCGACTGGCGGTTGGTTTGAATGGCGCGAGGTTTTGCCACTGCTTAACGACGACTCGGGCGCCCCCCTCCCCGTGCACGCTGTGGCTATTTCTATGCGTGGCTACGGTCAGTCCGACCGAACACCGCATGGCTACAATCCGTTTGAGGCGGCCCAGGACATCGCCTCGTCGATTCGCTCATTGGGGCACTCGACCGCGCTGCTGGTCTGTCAGGGGTTCGGCACGTGGGTGGCATGGACGCTGGCCTCGCGGCAGCCGAATCTTGTTGCCGAAGTTATTGGTTGTGGTGCTGCGCATCCGAAGGTGTGGCTCAACCAGTTGAAGAGCCCGTGGTCGGAGGACTTCCGCAATAGCCTTGCCCCACTGTTGCGCCGTTCGTGGTGGGACTCACGGCCACGGGTACCGCGGTTGCGCCGCAATAAGTTCAGCACACAGGCAGCTGAGGCTCGCCAGCAGCGGCTCATTGACCGCATCGTGCGCGAGTCCATGTCCACCGCCGGGGAGGGGTTCGCCGAGACCCCTGAGGGGAAACAGACCGCGGAACTCATGGCTGACAGCCTGGCCAGTGGCGCACTCCGCCCTGCACTGGCTCATATGAACTGGTGGACGCGACCGGCTCCGGTCGCTTTCCGCAAGTGGTTGGGTGCGATGGAGGGCTCGTCGAAAAGCGATGAGCACACGGTGCTGCTCGTCGGCGAGCAGGACACTCGTACCCCACCTGCGCTGGTGGAGCTCAGCTCCACCCACGTGCGCGTCATCCCGGGCTGTGGGCACTTCCTGCCGGTAGAAAAACCGCAGGCGGTGGTGCAGGCAATCAGAGATCACCTGCACTGGTTGCCGGAGGGATCTTAGGCTCCGGCACGGCTGA
The nucleotide sequence above comes from Corynebacterium amycolatum. Encoded proteins:
- a CDS encoding HAD family hydrolase yields the protein MNTGENKASTTPQPHVSTDTRITEDAPATANSRVAAFFDLDKTIIAKSSAYAFNKQFLERGIISPTDMLQMALSHALYMSQGHDEAQMEATREQFSALIAGHSARELRQVAIETLEQNITPYIYAEALELIREHRARGHQVFIISASARQIVEPIAQALGVYNVVATELEVRDGLFTGETEFFCRGENKAVQMRRIAEKRQFNLAVCFAYSDSITDEPMLAAVGHPVVVNPDRALRKIAAEREWPVRQFRNPVPLFRAPSKRNAAILAGVTLALGAGATLLALRKNDDAPTAD
- a CDS encoding phage holin family protein, which gives rise to MSNDDTKGLFTDGTEPRVTAIPLSDVDSNASGDASIGQLVSNASTQISALVRSEIELAKAEIAGEAKKGAVGGGFFAVAGVVALYSSFFFFFFLGWLLDLWLPTWAAFLIVFVLMLVIAGVAALLGLKKVKSIRKPEKTIESMQELKGVVPSGSAKKSSQSNGMYT
- a CDS encoding phospholipase A2, with the protein product MNASPAFAVQLNGLEEGEVSGGPATVPDEYVYDHQGDHMQPGDDAKLYKGRHDWCTSSPDQPGVDFRGPCARHDMCYDANPNAVPTVKSEGKMNRDEEFRSNLYANCNEKYATDPDSALDCRRTADGYVFAVEQNGGKSGDPKPPIFN
- a CDS encoding alpha/beta fold hydrolase, giving the protein MTSLSDSLTGPWRHRLIHVRGQRLHIAECGRPSDPLVLFIHGSTGGWFEWREVLPLLNDDSGAPLPVHAVAISMRGYGQSDRTPHGYNPFEAAQDIASSIRSLGHSTALLVCQGFGTWVAWTLASRQPNLVAEVIGCGAAHPKVWLNQLKSPWSEDFRNSLAPLLRRSWWDSRPRVPRLRRNKFSTQAAEARQQRLIDRIVRESMSTAGEGFAETPEGKQTAELMADSLASGALRPALAHMNWWTRPAPVAFRKWLGAMEGSSKSDEHTVLLVGEQDTRTPPALVELSSTHVRVIPGCGHFLPVEKPQAVVQAIRDHLHWLPEGS